A region of Dioscorea cayenensis subsp. rotundata cultivar TDr96_F1 chromosome 5, TDr96_F1_v2_PseudoChromosome.rev07_lg8_w22 25.fasta, whole genome shotgun sequence DNA encodes the following proteins:
- the LOC120260970 gene encoding probable trehalose-phosphate phosphatase 6, translated as MGLHCNDKEQLVTESIAGEIYDQNADQMVITNTENSSSNEGQSDDHLSIDTTDKNSAEEDAYNEWKMRHPSALNKFDKMMSIAKEKKLVVFLDYDGTLSPIVDDPDRAFMSDSMRSAVSKVAQYFPTCIVSGRRRDKVYDFVRLNELYYVGSHGMDIMAPLKCSKNASSSFHEKAIDENGNEVVVFQPAQEFLPIIEEIFDELEEQTKEIPGIMIENNKFCVSVHFRRVDEEYWGVLEEQVVEIANKYPSLHLTRGRKVIEIRPSIKWDKGRALEYLLDTLGFANDGDAIPVYIGDDRTDEDAFKVLRNRGEGYPIIVSSIPKDTKASYSLRDPSEVMSFLSLLFKWKRSSSVDWE; from the exons ATGGGTTTACACTGTAATGATAAAGAACAGCTAGTCACTGAATCGATCGCCGGAGAAATTTACGATCAGAACGCAGATCAGATGGTGATCACAAACACCGAAAATTCTTCGTCTAATGAAGGACAAAGTGATGATCATCTTAGCATTGATACTACTGATAAAAACAGTGCAGAAGAAGATGCATACAATGAATGGAAA ATGAGACATCCTTCAGCACtgaataaatttgataaaatgatgAGCATTGCAAAGGAGAAAAAGTTAGTTGTTTTTCTAGATTATGATGGAACTCTATCACCAATTGTAGATGATCCTGATCGTGCATTCATGTCTGATTCT ATGCGCTCAGCAGTAAGCAAAGTAGCACAATATTTCCCAACTTGCATCGTCAGTGGTAGGCGACGAGATaag gtATATGATTTTGTTAGATTAAACGAGTTGTACTATGTGGGAAGTCATGGAATGGATATAATGGCACCTCTCAAATGTTCAAAGAATGCAAGTTCCTCTTTCCATGAGAAAGCAATTGATGAAAAC GGCAATGAAGTGGTGGTTTTTCAACCTGCTCAAGAGTTTTTACCTATAATTGAAGAA ataTTTGACGAATTGGAGGAGCAGACAAAGGAAATACCTGGGATCATGATAGAGAATAATAAGTTTTGTGTAAGTGTACATTTTCGGCGTGTCGATGAAGAG TATTGGGGTGTGCTTGAAGAACAAGTGGTGGAAATTGCTAACAAATACCCTTCATTGCACTTAACAAGGGGCAGAAAG GTTATTGAGATCCGACCATCAATAAAATGGGACAAAGGGCGCGCCTTAGAATATCTACTTGATACATTAGGGTTTGCAAATGATGGTGATGCTATTCCAGTGTATATTGGTGATGATAGAACAGACGAAGATGCTTTTAAG gtATTGAGAAACAGAGGGGAAGGATATCCAATAATAGTGTCTTCAATTCCCAAAGATACAAAGGCATCATACTCACTAAGAGATCCATCAGAAGTCATGTCTTTTCTTTCGCTGTTATTTAAATGGAAAAGAAGTTCCTCAGTTGATTGGGAATAA
- the LOC120260972 gene encoding uncharacterized protein At5g43822 isoform X1, with amino-acid sequence MEAMMKKFRQKYRRARDEMDRWDELQSRLVSQFVNACSIIDRLEVLRDTKNYGILGSVNGIKETLLGKQMEALEMIFCSMKETMKEFYGTVMSFEKIASDGNQLLRGGSIPTAQKQLKIGIWPSLEECVDGLRTIHEMHRSEYLLKSSIVSSLTWMCSASDIGALRQLLMDQPNISTDEVQSIFEIIFAEEIS; translated from the exons ATGGAGGCGATGATGAAGAAGTTCCGGCAGAAGTATAGAAGGGCCAGAGACGAGATGGACCGGTGGGATGAGCTTCAATCCCGTCTCGTCTCCCAGTTCGTCAATGCATGCTCCATCATCGACCGATTAGAG gTTCTTAGGGATACAAAAAATTATGGAATTCTAGGATCTGTTAATGGGATCAAAGAAACACTCCTGGGGAAACAGATGGAAGCATTGGAAATGATATTTTGTTCTATGAAAGAAACAAT GAAAGAGTTTTATGGGACTGTCATGTCTTTTGAAAAGATTGCATCGGATGGGAACCAACTCTTGAGAGGGGGATCAATACCTACAGCTcagaaacaactaaaaatagGCATCTGGCCAAGCCTTGAAGAATGTGTGGATGGTCTCCGGACAATTCATGAGATGCACCGATCTGA GTATCTTCTCAAATCATCAATTGTTTCCTCATTGACATGGATGTGTAG TGCCAGTGATATCGGTGCACTTCGCCAACTATTGATGGACCAGCCCAACATTTCCACAGATGAAG TGCAATCAATTTTTGAGATAATATTTGCTGAAGAAATCTCTTGA
- the LOC120260972 gene encoding uncharacterized protein At5g43822 isoform X2, which yields MEAMMKKFRQKYRRARDEMDRWDELQSRLVSQFVNACSIIDRLEVLRDTKNYGILGSVNGIKETLLGKQMEALEMIFCSMKETMKEFYGTVMSFEKIASDGNQLLRGGSIPTAQKQLKIGIWPSLEECVDGLRTIHEMHRSDASDIGALRQLLMDQPNISTDEVQSIFEIIFAEEIS from the exons ATGGAGGCGATGATGAAGAAGTTCCGGCAGAAGTATAGAAGGGCCAGAGACGAGATGGACCGGTGGGATGAGCTTCAATCCCGTCTCGTCTCCCAGTTCGTCAATGCATGCTCCATCATCGACCGATTAGAG gTTCTTAGGGATACAAAAAATTATGGAATTCTAGGATCTGTTAATGGGATCAAAGAAACACTCCTGGGGAAACAGATGGAAGCATTGGAAATGATATTTTGTTCTATGAAAGAAACAAT GAAAGAGTTTTATGGGACTGTCATGTCTTTTGAAAAGATTGCATCGGATGGGAACCAACTCTTGAGAGGGGGATCAATACCTACAGCTcagaaacaactaaaaatagGCATCTGGCCAAGCCTTGAAGAATGTGTGGATGGTCTCCGGACAATTCATGAGATGCACCGATCTGA TGCCAGTGATATCGGTGCACTTCGCCAACTATTGATGGACCAGCCCAACATTTCCACAGATGAAG TGCAATCAATTTTTGAGATAATATTTGCTGAAGAAATCTCTTGA
- the LOC120260968 gene encoding probable polygalacturonase has protein sequence MGDSFLEFSTRLHLFNSIQPKRHHWSSLIVSKMAPLVILLLPLLLCGTVSAWEATCSGQVPAWQRAETISLTEFGAIGDGRTLNTWPFRKAIYQIEHLQRRGGTTLYVPPGVWLTGSFNLTSHMTLFLARGAVIKATRDAWNWPLMDPLPSYGRGRELPGGRYKSLIHGNGLRDVVITGENGTIDGQGDVWWNMWRRRSLRFTRPHLLEFMHSRNIIISNVVFLNSPFWNIHPVYCSNVVIKSVTILAPHDSPNTDGIDPDSSTNVCIEDSYISTGDDLVAIKSGWDEYGIFYGQPSSGITIRRLTGSSPFAGIAIGSENSGGISNVLVEDIDIFNTGIGIHIKTNMGRGGYIRNITFMDVRMNTVRKGLRIAGNVGDHPDNKFNLKALPVVNGVTIRNVWGVNVQQPGSIEGIKNSPFSHICLYNVKFWGIKMRYTSWKCMHVSGTASEVEPWPCAELARSPASGLCSNAF, from the exons ATGGGTGATAGCTTTTtggagttctctactcgtcttCATCTCTTCAACTCCATTCAACCCAAAAGACACCATTGGAGTTCTCTCATTGTCTCAAAGATGGCACCTTTAGTGATACTACTGCTACCACTGCTGCTGTGTGGCACTGTGTCTGCATGGGAGGCGACGTGCTCTGGCCAAGTGCCGGCATGGCAGCGTGCGGAGACTATATCACTAACTGAATTCGGTGCTATCGGAGATGGTCGCACATTGAACACTTGGCCTTTCAGGAAGGCTATATACCAAATAGAGCATCTCCAACGACGCGGTGGTACTACGCTCTACGTCCCTCCCGGTGTGTGGCTCACCGGCAGCTTCAACCTTACCTCTCATATGACTCTGTTTCTTGCTCGCGGTGCTGTCATTAAGGCCACAAGA GATGCATGGAATTGGCCGCTGATGGATCCTTTACCATCCTATGGGAGAGGGAGGGAATTGCCAGGGGGTAGATATAAGAGCTTGATTCATGGGAATGGACTCCGTGATGTTGTAATAACAG GTGAGAATGGAACCATTGATGGGCAAGGGGATGTATGGTGGAACATGTGGAGACGAAGATCACTTCGTTTTACAAGGCCACATCTTCTGGAGTTCATGCATTCCAGAAATATTATCATCTCTAATGTTGTGTTTCTGAACTCTCCATTTTGGAATATCCACCCAGTTTATTGCAG CAATGTTGTGATTAAATCAGTGACAATTCTAGCTCCACATGATTCTCCTAACACTGATGGGATTGATCCTG ACTCCAGCACCAACGTGTGCATAGAGGACTCATACATTTCAACAGGGGATGATCTGGTGGCTATCAAGAGTGGGTGGGATGAATACGGCATATTCTACGGCCAGCCCAGCTCTGGCATCACCATTAGAAGACTAACAGGCTCCTCACCCTTTGCCGGCATTGCTATTGGTAGTGAAAACTCTGGTGGAATTTCAAATGTCTTAGTAGAGGACATTGATATCTTCAACACTGGAATTGGAATACATATCAAAACCAATATGGGCAGGGGAGGTTACATAAGGAACATAACGTTCATGGATGTGAGAATGAACACTGTCAGGAAAGGATTGAGGATTGCTGGCAATGTGGGTGACCATCCTGACAACAAGTTCAATCTAAAAGCATTGCCTGTAGTGAATGGAGTGACCATAAGAAATGTTTGGGGTGTTAATGTGCAGCAACCGGGGAGTATAGAAGGGATCAAGAATTCGCCTTTTTCCCATATATGTCTTTATAATGTGAAGTTCTGGGGCATTAAAATGCGGTACACGTCTTGGAAGTGCATGCATGTGAGCGGAACGGCTTCCGAAGTTGAGCCGTGGCCATGTGCAGAGCTTGCACGATCTCCAGCCTCAGGGTTGTGCTCTAATGCTTTCTGA